Below is a window of Nicotiana tabacum cultivar K326 chromosome 19, ASM71507v2, whole genome shotgun sequence DNA.
AACCAAATCTTCTCTTAGATTTTGACAACCAAAATCATATAGTTTCATCCTAAACTTGTTCGCTAACTTCATTTTGTATCACCTTGTAAACTTCAGCAGTAGAGCATTCTTGCTGAGGCTTTATGAGAACCATTGGAATGTCAAATGGTATGGGCGATGGGATATCTTGAACAATCTGAACAAACAAATGCACATTTCAATAATTTGAATTTATGAGAGACAAGTTCAACTAATAACTTTCTAGCAATTCCCAAGCCATTTCTCATGCAGATCACTACTGCAGCTCACAtgcacctctttttttttttttatatatataaacaaacaTGTAACTTTGGGAGGTCATGACTAGATAGCTAAAGACAGAAAGGCAGTTCCAAAAAATTTCAAGAAGTTTTTCCTCACTATCATTTTTGCAAGGTTTCAATTTCCCATCAAATTTGAGTTTATTGGTTATATGTGGAATCTCGCGCCATTAACGGTCAAATCTCCAATCTATTAAGTGACTATCGCATTACTCGTTAAAAGTAATTATGTGATATTAGCTCATTTTTACatcaatattttctttttactttttttcccaAGAAAATGTGATTAGACCCTGCTTGTCTGAATAAATTACACTTGTACCTCTCACTATCGCATAAGAGACATGCTTACTAGttcgaaattataattcacagGTTAAAGGATGGAGTTGCAAAAAAGTTCCAAATCTCTTGTTAACTGCAAAGTAAGGGATCTGCCTAAGGTTTCCATACATTACATCAACTCCCTAAATTACAATTCTATCTGGAAATCACCAGAAATTATACTTCTCAAGTGAAAGGAATGAGTGGAACAAGGTGCTAATCTGATACTAATACAGTTTTGTGGATGTAACCCAATCTGACTTCTCATAAAAAAAAATTGCCAGCATTAATGAATCTGAAGTTTTGTTAAAGGATTTAAAGCACAACAACTAGTCCTAGTTTAAATGTTTCTAACCTTCAGGCTAGTAAGAGTCAAATGACCTCATTTACCCCTCTCTAGCCTCGCCatagtttttatttttacttttttttataatgGTGGTGTCTGAGTTAACTTGCATGCAGCTCGACTATTCCATAAGGTACCTTCTACTTCCCACCAACACATTTACGGGTAACTCTGGCCCAACAAGGCTTAGAGTCTCGCCATAGTTGAACAACAGCTTTCCACCCACACGTGTTTTTCAACATTCTTCTTGGCAATACAGCTTTCCGCCTGTTAAAGAAATGAACCTTGAGcataactcaaccccaaaagctagctcatgaggtgAGGATTGGCCAACACCATATAAAGAGACCATCCCACCCCTTTAGAACCGGTGTGGGGCTCAACACCACCCAACTTATCAAAGACTGATTAACGGCAATAGAGATCCGAAGATATGCAAGAAAAACCACAATCTCACCCAGATTTGGAAGGAATAAGACACTTGGAAGTAAGTACAACGGCAAAAGCATACCTCACCCCTACCCGTGCAGTAAGCTGCTCCAtgggagaaaaagaaagaaatatcaGAACCGATCTCACCAGACCACTCTTGGAGCTCCTTTTCAGTGGCAAGACAACCACTGAACTGATTTGCTGCCCACAGAGCTGTTGCCGCATTACTGCTCCCACCACCAAGACCAGCCCCAGTAGGCACCTTCTTATCAAGATGAATCTGGTCATCCAAATATGTCATAAAGTTAACTCAGTCGAACTTTATCCAAAAGCTATTGCAAACGGATTAATTTGCTGGCAGCTGAAAGACTGTACCCAAAAGTAATTGTCTGTTCCAGTTTTTTTCCTATACAGATTGAGGGCCTTTATAATCTGCAAAGGTAGTGGCAAAATCATGAATCTACCAATAATATAATTGTACTTGACGAGTATAAGGATAACCATATTAGCTTCTTGCGTTACCAAATTTCTCTCGTCGAGGGGAACTCCAGCAACATTAGTAGATAAACGATCCTTTGATTTCGATGGTGACAGCGAGAATTTTATTTTATCTCCTAGACTGATTACCTGAAGGAACAAAATGGATTtcataagctatatatatacctAATAGTTCATTAATAAATACCATAGTAACAGGAACTTGAAATATAGTAATATGGTGTAATCCCAATTGAATTCTTTGAAGCTTTACCATATTCTGAGTTCTCTCGAGACAAAAATCAGAAGCAGAAAACAGGAAGTGAAGAAAACTTACATGAAAGAGAGATGCCAAATCATGATATCCGTCGTCCCTCTTGCCCGTTATTCTCAAGAAAACATTTATCTGCGACACAAAAAGACGGCAAATTTtccaagaaaaaagaaagaataaggGTAAAATCCACAAAGGAGTTCTGATCAATGTTGCGCGCAGTCTCAGAAATgatgccgcacccgtgtcggatcctccaaaaatacactatttttggaggatccgacacgcacccggtaacattttcggagagtccaAGCAACATAGGTACTGATACTCAAAGATTGTAACTTGATATGCATTACCTTGCAAGGTGAAAAGAGAGTAAGTCTTGAAAGTCCAGCCTCTCTGTCCACTTCATCAGCTAACTTATTAAACTTCTCTTCAGGATTATATGTTATCTGAGCACCCCAAAACAAAATTTACACAAAGCTCAAAACCTTTTACACAATTACAGctcaaaagagaaagaaaaaacaagaaaatcaaatacAAACTACAAAAGCCAaaaaactttatataattacagcTCCATTCCAACAAATGAAGTCAAACTCATGATCATATGTTATCTAAGCACCCCATAACAAGATTCACACAAAGCTCAAAATGTTTTACACAATTACTCctaaaaagaacaagaaaaatcaAATTCAAACCTAGCTATAGAACAAAGttcaaaacccccaattttttgTACAATTACAGCTACATTCCAACAAATAAAGTCAAACTCAGGATCATATGTTATCTAAGCACCCCAAAACAAGATTCACAGAAAGCTCAAAACCTTTTACACAATTACACCAAAAGAGAAGCAAGAAAATCAAATTCAAACCTAGCTATAGaacaaaaatttacaaaaaaacccaaatttttcaataaaattacaGCTCCATTCCAACAAAAATAAAGGCAAATTCAAACCATATACAAAATCTGGGTTGCCACTTATCTCTATTTGTTTTCTGCTAGCTCTTGAATCCAAgctcaaaatattttacataaTTACAGCTCAAAAAGGGGGGggaaacaagaaaatcaaattcAAACTACAAAAGccaaattttttaataaaattacagCTCCATTCCATGTTTTCAACAAAACAATAGGGTTACCTCAACTTGTTTTCTGGTAGTTCTTGAATCTGAAGCCTTCACTATAACAAAATTGCTTCTTCCAGTTTGAGAATTCTTGTGAAAATAAGATGACCCATTTGGCCTTTTTGACCAAGATTGAGAAAAAGAACTCTTTTTAAAGGAACCAATGTGGGGTTTTTTGACATTACAACAAGTGTTAAGCTGGTAACTACTTAGAAAATTACAAGAAGCCATGGTTATAGAGTGAGTTTCAATTTGCTATTTTGTGCAGAATTTTAAGTGAATTAAAAGCAAAAAATGGAAGTAGATGATTCAATTAGTCAAAATTCAAAACCCCATTTCAAGAAAATGtgtttcttgtaaaaacaattaaaaagtttCAATCTTTTTTCAGTGTACAAAAGTTATTATTTTTGGTAAGTGCACGTTTCaaagatgattttttttatgGTTCTTGTCGTTATTCAATCTCTGTACTTAAGAATTtgaaataaggaaagaagttttGATGCTCTTTTTGTTAGGATAAATTGAGACTTAAGAGAAAATGAAGCTGAAAGTAAAAGTCAACTGTTTAGTGAATTCATCAGTCAACACATCTAAAATTTCAGTGTAAATTTGAAGGTTGGTTTTTTACAAACAATAAAGCTTAATATTGTACAGTTGAAAATAAGAAgaattaaaattgaaaaaaaaaacttgtttgACCCTCCAAATGTCGTGTCATTTGGAGAGAAAAAAATGTGCTACTTATCCAAATTTAATATATGCATCAAATTGTGTTCATTTATCATAATGATTTTACTTAAGAAAATAATACATATTGATTAACTGTGTTAAGTGATAaactatatatatttaaaaaggCACAGATCATGCACTTAATCAAATATTGTTAAAACTGtatttgaaaaatagaaaaactggtttttaaaaatttatatatatatatatatatatatatatatatatagagagagagagagatagagagagagataaATCATGCACTTATTATGCACATGAAAATACTCTTAAGCATACTGTTAAAACtggtttttaaaaattaatatatatatatatatatatatatatatatatatatatatatatatatatatgagagagagagagagagagagataaatcATTATTTCCACATTACCAGATGAATAAGAACCAATAAAGAGAGATAAAACAGAACACTAAGAAATAAGTGGAACAAAGATGTCTAACTGTCTTTTCGAGTTCTCTGAGGACCCATAAAGTCTCTAATAAATACTGAATAAGTCCACAATATCAGCTTCTTACTTAATATTAATGAGAAGTAAAGTGAAAGACATTTCATTAAATTAACTAGTCATTAGAGTCAACTATATGTATGATAATCTTCCCTACAAGGAAGTGTTGTGCCTACAGGCTACAGATAAAGAGGGGAGATTTACCTAACATTAGGCAGCTCTAATAAAAGATAAGGTAAATTACATAAATTGTTTAATTATCGCACACAAAAATTAGTCCGCACTCGTTATTTGATACTTAACTACAGttagtgacatgtagtcactttaatttttatttttattgtttgatTTTACGTAATAAGTACAGAGTAAGTATCTTGGTCACTACACTCTCCTTCTAGTTCAAATTGCACTAGTTTTTCAACTTTATTACACATAGCACGTTATCCTGTTATCAATTTTTCCCTAAAATAATTCTCATGTACGTCTATATTTATATAGTACTAAGTTTTCCTATAACCTTTCCCTTTTATAATTCAAAGAATGCCTTGGTAAACACATCATTTTAATTCGAAACAGCTTGTGTGCACTTTGAAACACGATCCATCCCTATTTTTAGTTCGGATCAACTTGCGCACACCTTGAACCAGGAACCATCTCTATTTTCCTCCAAGTGTGTAATACTTGTAAAATAAGTGACAATTTAAAGATTGAACCTCGACTATCTCACCAAATACCTGCTAACTAAAAGCAAAATTATTATCAACAGTAATGTATCATTGACATTTCTAGAACATCATTTACATAAGTCCTTTAAGCATTTCAAGATGTTTTCCACCTATACACCTTTCAAGAACAGCTTCCATCCCATAGTACAAGAAATTGTAAAAACACTTCCAACACCATCTAAGGATAATTTATAGTCGAAAATAGGCAAAATCCAAAGATGCTGGAAACAAAACTTAGTAACTAAAAACGCCAAGCGGGGTAATTCGCTTCATTGTTCTCCTCGTAGGGTGCTGTCGAGCTGCTTCCTCCTCTCTCAGCATAATTGCCTGTGTTTTGGTTGGACGAGCGAAAAGGCCACAAAAATGAAAAGGGGTTCCTCCTCCCCTGGCTCTGAGCAGAGTTGTCCCTGCCGCTACTGTTGCTGCCACTGCTAACATTTCCAGTTCTTGAACTCAAATTGGTCGGGGCACTTCCAGAAGGTCGCGAAGGAAGCTCAAGGCGGCAAACAGGGCACGAGTTGTGCCGAACCAACCAAGGTACAATACAATCTGCATGGTAAATATGCTTACATGGCATCTGCCTTGCTTCAGAACCCAATTCAAAGTTATCTTGACAAACTGGGCACTGAGAATCCGTGTTGAGGTGCCTCTGTATGATCTTGACAGTAGGCAAAGCATCTATTGCGGAACGAGGTGCCGGGGGTGGGCCCTGCCTATCATTCATACTGAGCTGCTCGATTAACTGTTGCAGACCGGGCCCCATCAAATCATCCAAATTAGGTCGCCGCTGCCCCATTCCCGGGCTTCCATTGAAAAAGTACTCAAATGCATCGTTTTCGGTCATACTAACAGGAGTTTGGCCGTGAAAAATCAACCATGGACCAGAACCGAAACCCCTCCCTTGTCCAGGAACAATGCCAGATCTTGTCCTAATGTCAAAGTTCGGGTTTCTTCCTGCCATTCTCTGCCTCATGAATTGAGCAAGGGCGTCCATTATACCAAATCTTGGGTCCGGGAAAGGATCCATTAATCCAAAATGAGGATCATCCTCAATAGTAGATCTAGCACCTAGCATGTCATCAAGCTCTTCAACGAAACCTCCACCACAATTTGGGCAAAGACAGCTAGCCCCTCGAGGCCGAATTGGTTGCGTGCATCTGTGGCACCAGTGTGTGTAGCTCCCACTCGACATCCCTTATCAGCAGTTTCCTGAACAAAACTTGAAACTTTTAAACCAAGCTGCAGATCATCCTACATCCACAAACTAACAGTTCAACTATAATAGAGATTATTACCAGTTTCATTACATGAAATAAGACAACCATGTCAGATAAAGAATCAGGCAATGCACAAAAGTGATCTCATACGTCAATCGCATTCACCAAAAATCATCATATTAGACCATCCAAAccttaacccccccccccccctcttcccTTATTGAAAAGATCTCTCTTTTTTTGTGTCGGAGCTGGTAAATCCACCACCCCAAAAAAGGCTCCCCCCAGAGACCTCTCAAGAGAATCGATGACAATTTGTACTAGTATATCTGAGGCTTCTTGATTAGATAAATGTAAATTGTGGTTTATCAACCTCTTCCCTCTAGAGGAACCCTCACTCGTCAAGAATGTGGTGCTTTTTTTTATAGATCTCTTTGCGAAGATTTCTTAAAGAAGTAAACCACAAATTTGAGCATACTTCTAACGAAACCAGAATTATAAATTTCACTAACATTTAACTTTCTTCTTCATCCCAGTTTTATGGTGAAGAATTCTCAAAACCCCAATTATTAATTCACTAAAATTTCAACGGTCGGTGCAACACTACAGTTGCTCCTTGTTCCATAGAACATGGATTTTGAGCAATGGATACATCCTCTTTGCATAAATTCAAGGGGAAGGCAGCATATTATATGCACACATTTctcctacccccccccccctccctggTAACGACGGTGGTGTACGAGTCAGCTTGTGCACAGCTCGACAATTCCCCGAGGTACCTGCTACCAGGGGCGAAGCCACCTTTTGCCAAGGATCGTCGAAATATTAcgaaaaattacattgtgtatataagtaaaatattgattttagatgaaaataacatatattgaacacacTTTGTCGGAAAATTTGTTTACTTCTTTCAAGTCTGAACAACCTTGGGAAATTTCTGGCTTCGACACTGACTGCTACCTCACACGACCACAAGTACCTGGTAACTTTGTAAAGTGAGGCCTTTGCCAAAAGGTATTCTAAGCAGAATTTAAGTTATTAG
It encodes the following:
- the LOC107822567 gene encoding 4-diphosphocytidyl-2-C-methyl-D-erythritol kinase, chloroplastic/chromoplastic (The RefSeq protein has 11 substitutions compared to this genomic sequence), yielding MASCNFLSSYQLNTCCNVKKPHIGSFKKSSFSQSWSKRPNGSSYFHKNSXTGRSNFVIVKASDSRTTRKQVEITYNPEEKFNKLADEVDREAGLSRLTLFSPCKINVFLRITGKRDDGYHDLASLFHVISLGDKIKFSLSPSKSKDRLSTNVAGVPLDERNLIIKALNLYRKKTGTDNYFWIHLDKKVPTGAGLGGGSSNAATALWAANQFSGCLATEKELQEWSGEIGSDISFFFSHGAAYCTGRGEIVQDIPSPIPFDIPMVLIKPQQECSTAEVYKRFQLDQTSKVDPLSLLEKIKTSGISQDVCVDDLEPPAFEVLPSLKRLKQRVIAAGRGQYDAVFMSGSGSTIVGVGSPDPPQFVYDDEECKDVFLSEASFITRAANQWYEEPVSASNYGDQAAFSGSFDNS
- the LOC107764362 gene encoding putative E3 ubiquitin-protein ligase RHC1A, which translates into the protein MSSGSYTHWCHRCTQPIRPRGASCLCPNCGGGFVEELDDMLGARSTIEDDPHFGLMDPFPDPRFGIMDALAQFMRQRMAGRNPNFDIRTRSGIVPGQGRGFGSGPWLIFHGQTPVSMTENDAFEYFFNGSPGMGQRRPNLDDLMGPGLQQLIEQLSMNDRQGPPPAPRSAIDALPTVKIIQRHLNTDSQCPVCQDNFELGSEARQMPCKHIYHADCIVPWLVRHNSCPVCRLELPSRPSGSAPTNLSSRTGNVSSGSNSSGRDNSAQSQGRRNPFSFLWPFRSSNQNTGNYAERGGSSSTAPYEENNEANYPAWRF